A portion of the Bacteroides faecium genome contains these proteins:
- a CDS encoding IPT/TIG domain-containing protein, translated as MKKIYYSLFLLLSLFIWTSCDKGGEEIVDLKYEGRAVSVSSISPVAGYIGEELTINGEQFGVSPELMKVFIGENQTEIISCSEERLVVKVLEGATTGKIIINLLGDTHVSGLTYEVLGKPSVTEISPIMAFPGDEITITGKNLGSTLSAVKLVFTGTKETAQVVSCENTKIVVKVPAKATTGPVDLTISKQHVNTPLSGESGKFTVLQHASFTGVSSESGYRGAKVTLKGEGFIGTGEKPLKVYFGDVEAEVVSSTDTEIVIIVPEEATTGDNGVMVETAYELIEAVYVFNVLPSPKITGVSSNEEYIGAEVTITGENFPEEAGDVKVLFGGGEAVIVSNSKTELVVKVPAPEDGVYGEVDLTVSVSDVTFYTGKFTVKETPYIISVASANLLGDKLVRIGDEITVTGRGLTSDALVTVGGIKVEPEFINNTEFKATIPSGFTGGAVVLTFKEISIPIVSDDELVLLTEGLDVTECVLQNYKQPFISAGTAYKGLSAPLGWSCNDPYKDRGMVLNNGITYLQCQSGWDEGKKENGKLYQVKTLPKGKYKFVLDIAEVFFNNGRFTIHFLVTKGNNTFPDYVREENTGAGKHWVYDDPDHIVLAESLLSNLRISLGTTPQKVEVEFELTETTEITMGFLTMLGGQGGMKVSAISTVWLGE; from the coding sequence ATGAAAAAAATATATTATAGCTTATTCTTATTGTTGTCCTTGTTTATATGGACATCATGTGATAAAGGTGGAGAAGAGATAGTAGACCTGAAGTATGAGGGACGCGCGGTCAGCGTGTCCAGCATATCTCCGGTGGCAGGTTATATCGGCGAGGAACTGACAATCAACGGAGAACAGTTCGGAGTTTCTCCGGAGTTGATGAAAGTTTTCATTGGTGAGAATCAGACGGAAATCATCTCGTGCTCGGAAGAACGGCTGGTAGTGAAAGTGCTGGAAGGAGCGACAACCGGAAAAATCATAATAAATCTGTTGGGCGATACGCATGTATCGGGACTTACTTACGAGGTACTCGGAAAACCGTCTGTGACGGAGATTTCTCCTATAATGGCCTTTCCTGGAGATGAAATTACGATTACCGGCAAAAACTTGGGTTCCACCCTTTCTGCGGTGAAATTAGTATTCACCGGAACGAAAGAAACTGCTCAGGTCGTTTCATGCGAGAATACGAAGATTGTAGTGAAAGTACCGGCTAAAGCTACGACCGGGCCTGTCGACCTGACCATCTCTAAACAACACGTCAACACTCCTCTAAGCGGCGAATCCGGTAAGTTCACCGTGCTGCAACATGCTTCATTTACAGGAGTATCTTCCGAAAGCGGCTATCGTGGTGCTAAGGTTACGTTGAAGGGGGAAGGCTTTATAGGAACCGGGGAGAAACCTCTGAAAGTATATTTCGGAGATGTCGAAGCTGAAGTGGTCAGCTCTACGGATACGGAGATTGTGATAATTGTTCCGGAAGAAGCAACGACCGGTGATAACGGCGTGATGGTAGAAACTGCATATGAACTGATAGAGGCGGTTTATGTATTCAACGTGCTTCCTTCTCCGAAAATTACCGGCGTCTCCAGTAATGAGGAGTATATAGGTGCGGAAGTAACCATTACCGGCGAGAACTTCCCGGAAGAAGCCGGAGATGTGAAAGTTTTGTTTGGCGGTGGTGAAGCTGTTATCGTTTCTAATTCAAAGACAGAATTGGTTGTGAAAGTACCTGCTCCGGAAGATGGTGTGTATGGAGAGGTCGATTTGACGGTATCGGTGTCCGACGTAACTTTCTACACCGGTAAATTCACAGTGAAAGAAACTCCTTATATCATTTCTGTGGCTTCTGCCAATCTGCTGGGTGATAAACTGGTTCGGATAGGAGATGAGATAACTGTTACCGGAAGAGGGCTTACATCTGACGCGCTAGTAACGGTTGGTGGTATAAAGGTGGAACCGGAATTCATCAACAATACAGAATTTAAAGCGACAATACCGAGTGGATTTACCGGTGGTGCGGTAGTCTTGACTTTCAAGGAGATTTCTATTCCTATCGTCAGTGACGATGAGTTGGTTTTATTGACTGAAGGTTTGGATGTGACGGAATGTGTATTGCAGAATTACAAGCAGCCGTTTATATCGGCGGGAACTGCATACAAAGGATTGTCTGCTCCTTTGGGATGGTCATGCAATGACCCTTATAAAGACCGGGGAATGGTTTTGAATAATGGAATTACCTATTTGCAGTGCCAGTCCGGTTGGGATGAAGGGAAGAAAGAGAATGGAAAACTCTATCAAGTCAAGACACTTCCTAAAGGGAAATATAAGTTTGTGCTGGATATTGCGGAAGTTTTCTTTAATAATGGACGTTTTACAATTCACTTCCTGGTAACTAAAGGAAATAATACATTCCCTGATTATGTGAGAGAAGAGAATACAGGTGCAGGTAAGCATTGGGTATATGATGACCCGGATCACATCGTGCTGGCAGAGTCATTGCTTTCTAATTTGAGAATTAGTTTAGGCACGACTCCTCAAAAAGTAGAGGTTGAATTTGAATTAACCGAAACGACGGAAATAACGATGGGATTCCTTACCATGCTGGGTGGTCAAGGCGGTATGAAAGTATCGGCAATCAGTACCGTTTGGCTTGGAGAATGA
- a CDS encoding alginate lyase family protein translates to MKKLYYLVAALAFVSMTSCGDGFNFPEVGVETDLYKIPLPETSLVEVESKDVSVAMEHVGGLHTEEDFERIREKLKAGESPWVEGYELLKNSKYAQLSFQTYPTEIIVRGGGSGENYMNAARGAAAAYQLALRWKIEENGQYAKKAVEILNKWAQTCIGLGGDSNVSLGAGIYGHEFAIAGELLRGYAGWAPKDFAAYQQWMLSVFYPANKDFLVRHHGTNPLHYWANWGLCNIASTMAIGILTDRRDIYNEAIEHFQIGETNGRITLAIYHVYDGAYANFAQLQESGRDQGHTLMCVGLLGTICQLAYNQGDDFFAYRDNMFLKACEYAACFNYTNDGVPYTLYTWNQQNAWGGISPVEQPELGTTGRGNLRPIWALPYYHYAKVKNVLDTKVKYSQIGRDRAFPEGGGGNYGETSGGFDALGFGTLMFAR, encoded by the coding sequence ATGAAAAAATTATATTACTTAGTTGCAGCATTGGCATTTGTATCAATGACATCATGTGGCGACGGATTCAATTTCCCGGAAGTGGGAGTAGAAACCGATTTATATAAAATACCTCTGCCGGAAACAAGTCTGGTAGAAGTGGAATCAAAAGACGTATCAGTGGCGATGGAGCACGTAGGCGGTCTGCATACGGAAGAAGATTTCGAGCGTATCCGTGAAAAGTTGAAAGCCGGAGAATCTCCCTGGGTAGAAGGATATGAGTTGTTGAAGAATAGCAAATATGCCCAGTTGAGTTTCCAGACTTATCCTACCGAGATTATTGTCAGAGGTGGAGGCAGTGGCGAAAACTATATGAACGCAGCCCGTGGGGCTGCCGCCGCTTATCAACTGGCGCTACGCTGGAAGATAGAAGAGAACGGGCAATACGCAAAGAAAGCAGTGGAAATTCTGAATAAGTGGGCTCAAACTTGTATTGGACTGGGGGGAGACTCCAACGTCTCTTTGGGTGCCGGAATCTATGGACATGAATTTGCCATAGCAGGAGAGTTGCTGAGAGGATATGCCGGATGGGCTCCCAAAGATTTTGCCGCATACCAACAATGGATGCTTTCCGTCTTTTATCCGGCAAATAAAGACTTTCTGGTGCGTCATCACGGAACGAATCCTTTGCATTATTGGGCTAACTGGGGCTTATGTAACATTGCTTCTACAATGGCAATCGGTATTCTGACAGACCGCCGTGACATTTACAATGAAGCTATCGAGCATTTCCAAATCGGTGAAACAAACGGTCGTATCACCCTGGCCATCTATCATGTGTACGACGGAGCTTATGCCAACTTTGCGCAATTGCAGGAGAGTGGTCGCGACCAGGGACATACATTGATGTGCGTGGGGCTGCTCGGGACTATTTGCCAACTTGCATATAATCAGGGAGATGACTTCTTTGCGTATCGGGATAATATGTTCTTGAAAGCATGTGAATATGCGGCATGTTTCAACTACACGAATGACGGGGTACCTTATACATTGTACACCTGGAACCAACAGAATGCATGGGGCGGCATATCTCCGGTAGAACAACCGGAGTTGGGAACGACCGGACGCGGAAACCTAAGACCTATATGGGCGCTTCCTTACTATCATTACGCCAAGGTGAAGAACGTACTGGATACAAAAGTAAAATATTCGCAGATAGGTCGTGATAGGGCATTTCCCGAAGGCGGAGGTGGTAATTATGGTGAAACCAGTGGAGGCTTCGACGCTCTTGGGTTCGGAACTTTAATGTTTGCGAGATAA